One genomic segment of Rivularia sp. PCC 7116 includes these proteins:
- the map gene encoding type I methionyl aminopeptidase, which produces MNILSNLLSQPRSESRPKRQRRGIEIKSAREIEIMRQSSKIVATVLKEISELVKPGMTTADLDAYAEKRIREMGATPSFKGYHGFPGSICSSINNEVVHGIPSSKKVICSGDVLKVDTGAFYQGFHGDSCITIAVEEVKTEDAKLIRVAEESLYKGIEQVKAGNYLMDIAGAIEDHVKANGFSVVEDFTGHGVGRNLHEEPSVFNFRTREMPNVKLRKGMTLAIEPILNAGSKFCKTLSDRWTAVTVDNSYSAQFEHTVLVTETGYEILTDRTKI; this is translated from the coding sequence ATGAACATCTTAAGTAACCTGCTTTCTCAACCACGATCGGAAAGTCGTCCTAAAAGACAGCGTAGGGGAATTGAAATCAAATCAGCACGTGAAATAGAAATTATGCGGCAATCATCAAAAATTGTCGCTACTGTATTAAAAGAAATTTCTGAGTTGGTGAAGCCAGGAATGACTACGGCTGACTTGGATGCTTATGCTGAAAAACGCATCCGGGAAATGGGTGCAACACCCAGTTTTAAGGGATATCATGGTTTTCCAGGTTCTATTTGTTCTAGCATTAACAATGAAGTGGTACATGGTATTCCCAGTTCCAAGAAAGTTATTTGCTCTGGAGATGTTTTAAAAGTTGATACAGGTGCTTTTTATCAGGGATTTCATGGTGATTCCTGTATTACAATTGCCGTTGAAGAAGTCAAAACTGAAGATGCCAAATTGATTCGTGTTGCTGAAGAATCTCTTTATAAAGGAATTGAGCAGGTAAAAGCTGGTAACTATTTAATGGATATTGCTGGTGCAATTGAAGACCATGTAAAAGCTAATGGTTTTAGTGTAGTTGAAGACTTTACCGGACACGGTGTTGGCAGAAACCTGCATGAAGAACCTTCCGTTTTTAACTTCCGCACCCGTGAAATGCCTAATGTCAAATTGCGTAAGGGAATGACTTTGGCAATAGAACCAATTTTAAATGCTGGCTCTAAATTCTGTAAAACTTTATCAGATCGCTGGACTGCGGTAACTGTAGATAATTCTTATTCAGCACAGTTTGAGCATACCGTATTAGTAACAGAAACCGGATATGAAATTTTGACTGATAGAACAAAAATTTAA
- a CDS encoding uracil-DNA glycosylase family protein, translating into MSSENQLSLFEDSTFNQKELIPTDVKVSIPSGTYETMIELAQHCNNCHRCQLGDTRQNAVVGRGNIQASIMIIGEAPGQNEDETGLPFVGRAGQLLEKILASVKLDSEKDVYIANINKCRPPGNRNPTTEEIKACKPYLLEQIRLVNPNIILLTGATALKGLLSEKRGITKIRGQWIEWEGRLCMPIFHPAYLLRNSSREIGGPKWLMWQDIQAVRAKFDEFQKN; encoded by the coding sequence ATGAGCAGCGAAAATCAGTTAAGTCTTTTCGAGGACTCAACCTTTAATCAGAAAGAACTTATCCCAACAGATGTGAAAGTTTCCATTCCTTCGGGGACTTACGAAACCATGATCGAGTTGGCACAACACTGTAATAATTGTCATCGTTGCCAGCTTGGAGATACTCGTCAAAATGCCGTGGTTGGAAGAGGAAATATTCAAGCATCCATTATGATTATTGGAGAAGCACCCGGACAGAATGAAGATGAAACTGGTCTACCTTTTGTTGGACGTGCAGGGCAACTACTTGAGAAAATTCTGGCATCCGTAAAATTGGATAGCGAGAAAGATGTATATATAGCCAACATTAATAAATGTCGTCCTCCCGGTAATCGCAATCCGACTACTGAAGAAATCAAGGCTTGTAAACCCTACCTTTTAGAGCAAATTCGTCTAGTTAATCCAAATATTATCCTTTTGACAGGTGCGACAGCCCTCAAAGGTTTGCTTTCTGAAAAACGAGGAATAACTAAAATTCGCGGACAATGGATAGAGTGGGAAGGGCGTTTATGTATGCCTATTTTTCATCCCGCTTATTTATTACGTAATTCTTCCCGTGAAATAGGTGGTCCTAAATGGTTGATGTGGCAAGATATTCAAGCTGTACGTGCAAAGTTTGATGAATTTCAGAAAAACTAA
- a CDS encoding phosphoribosyltransferase → MLYNPLFQNREAAGEELAQVIRSQLNKQAIESGLKPIPIIYALPRGGLPVALPVARLLNCPLKIEVAKKISHPQNEELAIGAVTASGSVIWADNRIFRFNFNSREKRQASLAVAMECAKSLEAQLSPACSQANAQGATIILIDDGIATGMTIAAAATALKKLKPAQIWLCTPVAPQTLIPWLHRWGEKVIVLATPKSFLSVSNFYAEFPQVETQEALECLQQQSVKK, encoded by the coding sequence ATGTTATACAACCCACTTTTTCAAAACCGCGAAGCTGCTGGTGAGGAGTTAGCGCAAGTAATTCGCAGTCAGTTGAACAAACAAGCAATTGAATCTGGATTAAAGCCAATACCAATTATTTATGCTTTACCTAGAGGAGGATTACCAGTTGCTTTGCCAGTAGCCCGTTTGCTGAATTGTCCTTTAAAAATAGAAGTGGCAAAAAAAATCAGTCATCCACAAAATGAGGAATTAGCAATTGGTGCAGTAACTGCTTCAGGAAGTGTTATTTGGGCAGATAATCGGATATTTCGCTTCAACTTTAATTCGCGAGAAAAACGTCAAGCCAGTTTAGCTGTAGCGATGGAATGTGCCAAATCTTTAGAGGCACAATTAAGCCCTGCTTGTTCTCAAGCAAATGCTCAAGGAGCAACTATTATTTTAATTGATGATGGTATTGCAACAGGCATGACTATAGCAGCAGCAGCAACAGCCCTCAAAAAGTTAAAACCCGCGCAAATTTGGCTCTGTACTCCGGTTGCTCCTCAAACATTAATTCCTTGGCTACACAGATGGGGAGAAAAAGTAATAGTTTTAGCAACGCCAAAATCTTTTTTAAGTGTAAGTAATTTCTATGCAGAATTCCCTCAAGTCGAAACTCAAGAAGCTTTGGAATGTTTACAGCAGCAATCTGTAAAAAAATAG
- a CDS encoding tetratricopeptide repeat protein — protein sequence MKTSKWNSSLKNTLPLNIPTEFLKNNTKDSNVKQFDKALESQVSFKDEEESFEASQLLQQGIQQQQAGDFNAAIKALQHSSALFQAYGNLPKQAQALSCLALVAYCSGDYKSVISYAQQCLSLAQDNQEKRLQIQALSHLGNAYRHLKQHSEAIEYLQDCLKKAEEIQDSRSQIAALNNLGLVYKASNNLSKAIEYQEKSLELVREIKDNWGEEQILKNLGNAWYALMNYPKATKYYEECIEVSRLLKNRRTSIQVLKNLGNAYYALGDYKKTIIYYEERLELAHITQDTRAQEQSLGSLGVASEALGDYESAMSYYEERLRIAKAIKDRRSQDQARASLKTACYAIGDYARAIKYD from the coding sequence ATGAAAACAAGCAAATGGAATTCTAGTTTAAAAAATACTCTTCCTCTAAATATACCTACAGAATTTCTGAAAAATAATACAAAAGATAGCAATGTTAAACAGTTCGATAAAGCTTTAGAATCACAGGTATCCTTCAAAGACGAAGAAGAATCATTTGAAGCATCTCAGTTGTTACAGCAAGGAATTCAACAGCAACAAGCCGGAGACTTCAATGCTGCAATCAAAGCTTTACAGCATTCGAGTGCCCTATTTCAAGCCTATGGTAATTTGCCAAAACAGGCTCAAGCGCTTTCTTGCTTAGCGCTGGTAGCTTATTGTTCTGGAGACTATAAAAGCGTTATATCTTACGCCCAACAATGTTTGTCTCTAGCTCAAGACAATCAGGAAAAACGTTTACAGATACAAGCACTCTCACATTTGGGTAATGCTTATCGTCACTTAAAGCAACACTCTGAAGCTATTGAGTATTTACAGGATTGCTTGAAAAAAGCCGAAGAAATACAAGATAGCCGCTCTCAGATAGCAGCACTTAATAATTTAGGATTAGTTTATAAAGCCTCAAATAATCTTTCTAAAGCAATCGAGTACCAAGAAAAAAGTTTAGAATTAGTGCGGGAAATTAAGGATAACTGGGGAGAAGAGCAAATATTAAAGAATTTAGGTAATGCTTGGTATGCTTTGATGAATTATCCCAAAGCTACTAAATATTACGAAGAGTGTATAGAAGTATCTCGCTTGCTTAAAAATCGTCGTACTAGTATCCAAGTATTGAAAAATCTTGGTAATGCTTATTACGCTTTGGGTGATTATAAAAAAACAATTATTTACTATGAAGAGCGCTTAGAATTAGCGCATATTACTCAAGATACACGCGCTCAAGAACAATCTTTAGGTAGTTTGGGAGTTGCTTCTGAAGCTTTAGGAGATTACGAAAGCGCAATGTCTTATTATGAAGAACGTTTGCGAATAGCTAAAGCAATTAAAGACCGTCGCAGTCAAGACCAAGCTCGTGCTAGTCTGAAAACTGCCTGTTATGCTATTGGCGACTACGCTAGAGCAATAAAATACGATTAA
- a CDS encoding pentapeptide repeat-containing protein gives MANLEHLTLLKTGTFMRDEWRKNNPQTKLDLSAANLYGYNLAGANLEGVNLSHVNLENALLIQANLTNADFNNANLSNTNFQEANLIKANFSLAKLTGANLNKAYLSLANLIGVDLSLANLQDAFMDEANLIGANLKDANLKGVDLGGAKLNRANLWKATLNNANLIGAELRNANLYEVEATNAYLYKANLNKANLAKAHLGGAYLMQADMSEADLRGADLRWANLKGANFAGANLRAVKLYGANLIGANLDKAIVDT, from the coding sequence ATGGCAAATTTAGAACACCTAACTTTACTCAAAACTGGTACTTTCATGCGGGATGAGTGGAGAAAGAATAATCCTCAAACTAAATTAGATTTGAGCGCAGCAAATTTATATGGTTACAATCTTGCAGGCGCAAATCTTGAAGGAGTTAATTTAAGCCACGTAAATTTAGAAAATGCTTTATTAATACAGGCAAATTTAACCAATGCAGATTTTAATAATGCTAATCTAAGCAACACAAATTTTCAAGAAGCTAATTTAATCAAAGCTAACTTTAGTCTGGCTAAACTAACTGGAGCTAATTTAAACAAAGCCTATTTAAGTCTTGCCAATTTAATTGGAGTTGATTTAAGTTTGGCGAATCTACAAGATGCTTTTATGGATGAAGCAAACCTAATTGGCGCTAATCTCAAGGATGCCAACCTTAAAGGTGTAGATTTAGGTGGAGCCAAGCTTAACCGCGCTAATCTTTGGAAAGCAACCTTAAATAATGCTAATTTAATTGGTGCCGAACTTAGAAACGCTAATTTGTATGAAGTAGAAGCAACAAATGCTTATCTCTATAAAGCTAATTTAAATAAAGCGAATTTAGCCAAAGCTCACCTTGGTGGTGCATATTTGATGCAAGCTGATATGAGCGAAGCCGATTTAAGAGGTGCTGATTTAAGATGGGCTAATTTGAAAGGTGCTAACTTTGCAGGTGCAAATCTTAGAGCCGTGAAACTTTATGGGGCTAATTTGATCGGTGCTAATTTGGATAAAGCAATAGTTGATACTTAG
- a CDS encoding bacterial microcompartment protein, producing MGVELRSYVYLDNLQPQHAAYMGTVAQGFLPLPGDTSLWIEISPGIEINRITDVALKSASVRPGVQMVERLYGLLEVHSSSQGETRTAGQAILAALGVKRDEGLKPRVVSSQIIRNVDAYQTQLINRTRRGQMLLAGQTLYVLEVEPAAFAALAANEAEKAAAINILAVNAVGSFGRLYLGGQEQDILAGADGALAAIENVSGRVRSQGKRQE from the coding sequence TTGGGTGTAGAACTACGCAGTTATGTATATCTCGATAATTTGCAACCTCAACATGCAGCATATATGGGAACGGTAGCCCAAGGTTTTTTACCACTGCCTGGAGATACTTCCTTATGGATTGAAATCTCTCCCGGTATAGAAATTAATCGAATTACCGATGTCGCCTTAAAATCAGCCTCGGTACGTCCTGGTGTACAGATGGTAGAAAGGCTGTATGGCTTGCTAGAAGTGCATTCTAGCTCCCAAGGTGAAACTAGAACCGCAGGACAAGCTATTTTAGCGGCTTTAGGAGTTAAAAGAGATGAAGGGCTTAAACCCCGCGTGGTTTCGAGTCAAATTATTCGTAATGTTGATGCTTATCAAACACAGCTGATCAATCGCACCCGACGAGGACAAATGTTATTAGCGGGACAAACTTTGTATGTATTGGAAGTTGAACCTGCTGCTTTTGCTGCACTAGCGGCAAACGAAGCCGAGAAGGCTGCCGCGATAAATATCCTGGCTGTAAATGCTGTAGGTAGTTTTGGCAGACTTTATTTAGGAGGACAAGAACAGGATATACTTGCAGGTGCAGATGGAGCATTAGCGGCGATTGAAAACGTATCTGGTAGGGTACGTTCTCAAGGTAAGCGTCAGGAGTAA
- a CDS encoding sulfite exporter TauE/SafE family protein, with amino-acid sequence MVLPEELQPCPSALVLLLSAVALHQAVYGMLLIIAFSLGLALVLVSLGLLAIYAYQWLKRFSFIGKLQKKLSVISAILIIATGFLLSASAVN; translated from the coding sequence TTGGTATTGCCGGAGGAATTACAACCATGTCCATCAGCGCTTGTTTTACTGCTCAGTGCCGTCGCTTTGCATCAAGCAGTCTACGGAATGCTGTTGATAATTGCTTTTAGTTTGGGATTGGCTTTGGTACTGGTGAGTTTAGGGCTTTTAGCAATCTATGCCTATCAATGGCTAAAGCGTTTTTCTTTCATTGGAAAACTACAAAAAAAACTTAGTGTTATCAGCGCAATACTAATTATTGCAACTGGTTTTTTGCTAAGTGCATCTGCTGTAAATTGA
- a CDS encoding efflux RND transporter permease subunit codes for MFADFFIKRPVFTSVCAIIVLLVGAISIPTLPTARYPQISPTQINVTANYVGANAEVVEKTVTTVLEQQLNGVEGLKYMSSSSSNSGTSSIRVTFDASRNKDIAAVDVQNRVSLAEPQLPEAVQRTGVVVSKESSNILLAMGLYSQNQEFNNVFLSNYADLYIRDNLQKIDGVSRAQIFGERRYAMRLWLDPNRLASRNLTAQDVINALNEQNVQVGAGQLGQQPTPPNQMYQIDLRAVSRLQKVEEFEDIIVSAGENGVLIKLKDVGRAELGAENYNSFLRFKGNEGVGIGIFPTPGSNALEVAAAVKAEMANLAKDFPPGMQYQVAFDTTAFVEESLSEVIKTLLLAIGLVVLVIFIFLQDWRTTVVPVVTIPLALIGTFGFVKLFGFSINTLTLFGLTLATGMVVDDAIVVVEDISRLINQKEMSPKKAASAAMRELTGAVIATSLVLMAVFVPVAFFPGSTGKIYRQFALTIAFAVVISTFLALTLTPALSGLLFRRKTSSGGFLNKIFDAVNWFLDSLRDGYSFLLQRLTHLKFLVLVVFAALLVTTGWLYTIVPQAFLPEEDQGYFITIIQGPEGVSLNYTSQVMQKVEQQILELPEVVGTFAIGGFGFSGSTANSGVIFTTLKPWGERTGEGQSSQEIIGRLMQQFGGITDARVLAVNPPSIQGLGSFSGFQFQLQDRRGNSSLDVMLQEMGELIGAASQREEIAGAFSTFSANMPQLLIEVNRNRAKALQVDIDDIFSTLQTYIGSRYVNDFNLEQRTYRVYVQADAQYRSNPEDIGQLYVRSQNNQMIPMSNLVKVTSTTGAQTINHYNLYRSIEINGQTAPGYSSGEALEAMEEVAQEVLPRSFGYEWAGISAEEKESGGQAPLIFGLGLVFVFLVLAAQYENYIDPLIIMLSVPLAILGALSAQYLRGLENDVFCQVGLVMLIGLASKNAILIVEFANQLREEGLSINKAAVRAAQERLRPILMTALSTLLGIFPLLIAKGAGAGSRQSLGTAVFGGMFVATFLSLFVVPVLYIVIVSLREQLLPSKREKEMEFVEENSQVPATRE; via the coding sequence ATGTTTGCTGACTTTTTTATTAAGCGACCTGTTTTTACTAGCGTTTGCGCGATTATTGTTCTGTTGGTAGGAGCAATCAGTATTCCCACACTACCTACGGCAAGGTATCCGCAGATTAGTCCAACTCAAATTAATGTTACTGCTAACTATGTTGGTGCTAACGCCGAAGTAGTCGAAAAAACTGTAACTACGGTTTTAGAGCAGCAGTTAAATGGTGTGGAAGGCTTGAAGTATATGTCTTCGAGCAGTAGTAACAGCGGTACCAGTTCTATTCGAGTTACTTTTGATGCTTCGCGAAATAAAGATATTGCTGCGGTTGACGTACAAAATCGGGTTTCTCTAGCCGAACCTCAGTTACCCGAAGCCGTACAAAGGACGGGGGTTGTTGTTAGTAAAGAGTCGAGCAATATTCTCTTGGCAATGGGGCTTTATAGTCAAAACCAAGAATTTAATAACGTATTTTTAAGTAATTACGCTGACCTTTATATAAGAGATAATTTACAGAAAATCGATGGTGTCAGTCGAGCGCAAATCTTCGGGGAACGCCGTTATGCAATGCGCTTGTGGCTCGATCCAAATCGTCTGGCAAGTCGTAATTTAACTGCTCAAGATGTAATTAATGCTCTCAATGAGCAAAACGTGCAAGTGGGTGCCGGACAACTCGGACAGCAGCCGACACCACCAAATCAAATGTATCAAATTGATTTGCGCGCTGTGAGTAGACTGCAAAAGGTTGAGGAGTTTGAAGATATTATCGTCAGCGCTGGGGAAAATGGCGTTTTAATCAAATTGAAGGATGTAGGAAGGGCGGAGTTAGGAGCAGAAAATTATAATTCGTTTTTAAGATTTAAAGGCAATGAAGGGGTAGGTATTGGCATATTCCCCACTCCTGGAAGTAATGCTTTGGAAGTCGCTGCTGCTGTGAAAGCAGAAATGGCTAATTTAGCAAAAGATTTTCCTCCCGGAATGCAGTACCAAGTTGCGTTTGACACCACTGCTTTTGTCGAAGAATCGCTTTCGGAAGTTATCAAAACGCTTTTATTAGCTATTGGTTTAGTTGTTTTAGTAATCTTTATTTTCTTGCAGGATTGGCGAACAACGGTAGTTCCAGTTGTGACTATTCCTTTAGCATTAATTGGTACTTTTGGTTTTGTTAAGCTTTTCGGGTTTTCGATTAACACTTTAACTTTATTCGGTTTAACCTTAGCAACGGGGATGGTAGTTGATGATGCGATTGTTGTTGTAGAAGATATTTCTCGCTTGATTAATCAAAAGGAAATGTCGCCCAAAAAAGCTGCTTCGGCTGCAATGCGCGAACTGACTGGAGCCGTAATTGCAACTTCTTTGGTTTTGATGGCGGTATTTGTCCCCGTAGCATTCTTTCCCGGTTCCACCGGCAAAATTTACCGACAGTTTGCACTGACAATTGCCTTTGCTGTAGTAATTTCGACTTTCTTAGCCTTAACTTTGACTCCTGCTTTATCAGGATTATTATTCAGAAGAAAAACTAGCAGTGGTGGTTTTCTCAATAAGATTTTTGATGCTGTTAACTGGTTTCTGGATTCGTTGCGGGATGGCTATTCATTTCTATTACAACGTTTGACACACCTCAAATTTTTAGTATTAGTTGTATTTGCCGCCTTATTAGTAACTACTGGTTGGCTTTATACTATAGTTCCTCAAGCTTTTTTACCAGAAGAAGACCAAGGTTATTTTATTACGATTATTCAGGGACCAGAAGGAGTTTCGCTTAACTACACGAGTCAGGTGATGCAAAAGGTAGAACAGCAAATCTTAGAATTACCGGAAGTGGTAGGTACTTTTGCTATTGGGGGTTTTGGTTTTAGCGGTAGCACTGCTAATAGCGGCGTAATTTTTACCACTTTGAAACCTTGGGGAGAAAGAACTGGAGAAGGGCAGTCGTCTCAAGAAATTATTGGTAGATTAATGCAACAGTTTGGTGGCATTACCGATGCCAGAGTTTTAGCCGTTAATCCTCCATCAATTCAAGGATTAGGTAGTTTTAGCGGTTTTCAGTTTCAGTTGCAGGATAGAAGAGGAAACAGCAGCTTGGATGTAATGCTGCAAGAAATGGGAGAATTAATCGGAGCAGCAAGTCAAAGAGAAGAAATAGCAGGAGCTTTCAGTACTTTTTCGGCGAACATGCCGCAATTGTTAATTGAAGTTAATCGTAATAGAGCCAAAGCTTTGCAGGTAGATATCGACGATATTTTTAGTACTTTACAGACTTATATCGGTTCTAGATACGTCAACGATTTTAATTTGGAACAGCGGACTTATCGAGTTTACGTACAAGCGGATGCTCAATATCGTTCCAATCCTGAAGATATCGGTCAATTGTACGTCCGCTCTCAGAATAATCAAATGATTCCCATGAGTAACTTAGTGAAAGTTACCTCGACTACCGGAGCGCAAACTATTAACCATTACAACCTGTATCGTTCAATTGAAATCAACGGACAAACAGCACCCGGTTACAGTTCCGGAGAAGCTTTAGAGGCAATGGAAGAAGTTGCACAAGAAGTTTTACCGAGAAGTTTTGGTTACGAATGGGCTGGAATATCAGCCGAAGAAAAGGAATCGGGAGGGCAAGCTCCGTTAATTTTTGGTTTGGGACTTGTTTTTGTATTCTTAGTATTAGCAGCGCAATACGAAAACTATATTGACCCTTTAATTATTATGCTTTCAGTTCCCTTAGCTATTTTGGGAGCGCTATCGGCACAGTATTTAAGAGGTTTAGAAAATGATGTATTCTGTCAAGTTGGTTTGGTAATGTTGATTGGTTTGGCTTCTAAAAATGCGATTTTAATTGTAGAATTTGCCAATCAATTGAGAGAAGAAGGGCTTTCAATCAACAAAGCAGCAGTTAGAGCAGCGCAAGAAAGATTGCGACCAATTTTAATGACAGCATTGTCAACTTTATTGGGAATTTTTCCTTTATTAATTGCAAAGGGTGCGGGTGCTGGCAGCCGTCAATCTTTAGGTACTGCTGTATTTGGAGGAATGTTTGTTGCGACGTTTCTAAGTTTGTTTGTGGTACCTGTTTTATATATTGTAATTGTGTCCTTACGAGAGCAATTGTTACCTTCTAAAAGAGAAAAAGAAATGGAATTTGTGGAAGAAAACAGTCAAGTTCCGGCAACTCGGGAATAG
- a CDS encoding efflux RND transporter periplasmic adaptor subunit, with product MTSLPPENVIAEDENQLEKPPEPPRKKRWWFWLLLALLLLGGGGFAAFRMISGGEQKPAAQNPEARKIPVKLATVAEGIIEDRDEYIARLESRRSVTLQPQTQGRINKILVNSGDKVQAGNPIMQIDSRQQQAAVNSVDAAAQAARSELQNAIATLKSLQAEKLSNVADVNLNQQEYERYTSLAAQGAVSQQTRQQYVNRLATAKARLNAIDAQIQAQQASINRAEKALKQAQANTKQQQVQLQYYTVSAPIAGQVGDLLVKLGDVVNTSSQLTTITQNNPLQVEISVPQERAAELRKGMPIELVDNQGKILGRSQVFFISPNVNQNTQSILVKALFENQNNQLRADEYVRARVIWQRRPGVLIPATAVVRLAGETFVYVAKKPDSSLENPDFIAKQKRVKLGNIRGNNYQVLEGLMQGERIIVSGILNLRDGAQIIPDSK from the coding sequence ATGACATCTCTACCACCAGAAAATGTAATTGCAGAAGACGAAAATCAACTAGAAAAACCTCCCGAACCACCTCGTAAAAAACGATGGTGGTTTTGGTTATTGCTTGCCCTGCTTCTGTTAGGAGGTGGTGGTTTTGCGGCGTTTCGTATGATATCTGGAGGAGAGCAAAAACCAGCAGCACAAAACCCTGAAGCTAGAAAAATACCGGTAAAACTAGCTACGGTAGCAGAAGGGATAATTGAAGATAGAGATGAATACATCGCCAGATTGGAATCGCGACGTTCGGTTACTCTCCAGCCTCAAACACAAGGGAGAATCAATAAGATTTTGGTTAATTCTGGAGATAAAGTACAAGCTGGCAATCCGATAATGCAGATTGATTCGAGGCAACAACAAGCAGCAGTTAACAGTGTAGATGCAGCAGCACAAGCCGCTCGCTCTGAATTACAAAACGCGATCGCGACTTTAAAATCTTTGCAAGCTGAGAAATTGTCTAATGTTGCCGATGTAAATTTGAATCAGCAGGAATATGAAAGATATACGAGTTTGGCAGCCCAAGGAGCAGTATCGCAACAAACTAGGCAGCAGTATGTGAATAGGCTTGCTACAGCAAAAGCGAGGTTGAATGCAATTGATGCTCAAATTCAAGCGCAACAAGCTTCCATTAATCGAGCCGAAAAAGCATTAAAACAAGCTCAAGCAAATACCAAACAGCAACAAGTCCAGCTTCAATACTATACAGTTTCCGCTCCAATTGCCGGACAAGTTGGCGACTTGCTAGTCAAGCTTGGCGATGTCGTTAATACATCTTCGCAGCTAACTACTATTACTCAAAATAATCCTTTGCAAGTTGAAATATCGGTACCCCAAGAGCGTGCGGCAGAATTACGTAAAGGAATGCCTATAGAGTTAGTTGATAATCAAGGGAAAATTTTGGGCAGGAGTCAAGTCTTTTTCATCTCTCCTAACGTTAATCAAAATACTCAATCAATACTGGTTAAAGCATTGTTTGAGAACCAAAATAATCAATTAAGAGCAGACGAATACGTTCGCGCCAGAGTAATTTGGCAGCGCCGCCCTGGTGTATTAATTCCAGCAACCGCAGTGGTGCGTTTAGCTGGAGAAACTTTTGTATATGTTGCCAAAAAGCCCGATTCATCATTAGAAAATCCAGATTTCATCGCAAAACAGAAGCGCGTTAAATTAGGTAATATCCGGGGTAATAATTATCAAGTTTTAGAAGGCTTAATGCAGGGAGAAAGAATTATTGTTTCCGGCATTTTGAATTTAAGAGATGGAGCGCAGATAATTCCAGATTCTAAATGA
- a CDS encoding pirin family protein, producing the protein MAQATKTHLIHDRNARGRTQMGWLDSFHSFSFGGFYDPNRLGFRSLRVINDDSVIGGAGFPTHGHRDMEILTYVLDGALEHKDSLGTGSVIRPGEAQIMSAGTGIMHSEFNHSQSEPVHFLQIWILPDKKNLKPRYEQKAFSIEERTGKLRLIAAHDARDGAVKVYQDVDLYTSILQPGDNISYHAQPNRHTWLQIAKGVVNLNGEELRAGDGVQMSGETQLEMTTDVGGEILLFDLG; encoded by the coding sequence ATGGCTCAAGCTACTAAAACCCATCTTATTCATGACAGAAATGCTCGCGGCAGAACTCAAATGGGCTGGCTCGATAGTTTTCATAGCTTTTCTTTCGGTGGTTTTTATGACCCAAATCGTTTAGGATTTCGCTCTTTACGAGTCATAAATGACGATAGTGTTATCGGAGGGGCTGGCTTTCCGACTCACGGGCATCGTGATATGGAAATCCTTACCTACGTTTTGGATGGAGCCTTAGAACATAAAGATAGTTTGGGAACGGGTTCGGTGATTCGTCCCGGTGAAGCACAAATTATGAGTGCTGGAACTGGTATCATGCACAGCGAGTTTAATCATTCTCAATCAGAACCAGTTCACTTTCTGCAAATTTGGATTCTTCCAGATAAGAAAAATCTAAAACCTCGATACGAACAAAAAGCTTTTTCTATTGAAGAAAGAACCGGTAAATTACGTTTAATTGCCGCACATGATGCTAGAGATGGTGCTGTAAAAGTATATCAAGATGTAGATTTATATACTTCAATTTTGCAGCCCGGAGACAATATTAGTTATCACGCTCAACCCAATCGTCACACTTGGTTGCAAATTGCGAAAGGCGTTGTAAATCTAAATGGTGAAGAATTAAGAGCCGGTGATGGAGTGCAAATGAGTGGCGAAACACAATTAGAGATGACAACAGATGTAGGAGGAGAAATCTTACTGTTTGATTTGGGTTAA